From the Prochlorococcus sp. MIT 1223 genome, the window TATAAAGACAAACTAGTTAGTGATGAATCAATTAGCTTTGAGCTCGAAAGATCTCCTTGGTGGGCTTGTTTAGATGGAAATAAAAGATTTTGGAGCTTAAAGCTAATTCTGTCGAGCGAACAACTTTCATCTTCTAGAGGCTTGGAGATGTATTGGCCTATACCCACTGCACAAGCTTTTGTCTTAGCAATGAGATCAATGTGGGATTCCAGTCAATAAAGTTTATCTTTTCTCGCAAAGATTTGTTTCGCTCTTCCCAACTTTGCTATTGGTATTGCACAGGTTTTCCACAGACTTAAATCTTTTTCCTATTGATATATAACGACTATGTGGAAAAACATTCTTTTGTATTTTTTTTTATCAAAATCAAGCAGTTTTTTTAACAAGAAATCCATGTTTCTCGAGATCTCTTGGTGTGACAGGCGTCTTTATTTGGGATTACGCGAGATCAAGGAATCATAACTAAGGTGACTCCTGCCTGAATTTGTGGTGAACTAGATCTCAAGTCACGAATTTACTTTTGATGGAGTTGTGCAATTTAGAGGCTTTAAAAAGCAATACTTGTTCATTAGAAGATGAGTCAACTCAGGGATCCGAAAGCATTGTTAGTTTTCATGCAAAAGTTCCTGTCCAGCTTCAACTGGCAATGAATAGTTTTATAGAACGTTATCCTAATTGGGATCAATATAGGTTGATACAGGCAGCTCTGGCAGGATTTCTTGTTCAGCAAGGTTTTCAATCAAGATCTGTGACACGTTTATATGTTGGTAATATGTTTAGTCTGAATACCTTTAGAAGTAATGGGTAAATTGCTGAGTATTAAATATACTTTCCTAGTATATTTAATAAGTTTAAAGCAGTTTTTTCATTAACTGGAATTATAGAAAGTCTATTTCCTTTTTGAACTAATTTTAATTCCTCTGGTTTATATAAATCTTTGATTTTATTTAGTGAGAGTTTTTCTTGAAACATGCCTAAATATTTTACTTTTACACAATCCCACGTTGGCTTTTCAATTAAAGACTTTGGATCAAAATATTTTGACTTTGAATCAAATTGTGTTGGATCTACTACCTCTGTATCAATTACTTCCATAAGTCCAACAATACCTGGAGGCTTGCAATTGGAATGATAAAAGAACGCTTTCTCTCCTACTTTCATTGATCTCATATAATTTCTAGCCTGATAGTTTCTTATCCCATCCCATAATGTGGTTTTTTCTGTCGCAAGATCGTTGATACTATAAGCATTAGGCTCGCTTTTCATAAGCCAGTAGTTAGGTTCCTGTTGTGCCATGGGATCTCAGCGATATTCCGATGTGTGGATGGTGTGTGGATGGCTTAACATTCTCACCCTCATTTCTTTATTCTATTTCAACCAGGTTTTGATTACTAATACCAACAGATCGCAACTGGCTGAAATGTTTATATTCCTTGGCCTATTCCCTTGGCTTTCCCTCTAGAACCCATTTGTTCCACAACGTATTAATTTCTTTTTTATAGAAAGAAACTTTCTTGGTGATTGGTAGACAATTAACAATTAAGCCAAATGGAAATTTCATATACCAAGAATGGCAATTATCGATTAGGAACATTTCAATAAATTTGGGCTTTGTAGGAATAGCTAAACTTTTCCTCTGAGCCCATGCAATGCATGGCTTTATTTGTTCCTCAATTTCTTTATGCTTCTTTTTATATCTGGTGAATAGAAACCAGATAATGCCTACATAGATGAGTGGGATAAACAATGGTTTTCACTAAATCAGTTTTATGCATCAAGGACTATTTTTCTACGAACTGATTGATACTCCTCTTCAGTGATCACATTTCGATCACGTAAATCTCTCGCTTTAGCTATCCTCTGTTCAATATTTCTAGTTTCTTGTTTCCCGAATACATAACCTGTATAACCAATCAAAATTATCCCAAAAATTATATAGAAAACCATTCTCGATGTTCAATTGATACTATTCTAGTGCAGAGTAGATCTCAGACAATTTCTAGTTTCATTAAGTGAAACTTGGTCTACTTTTGTTGAGAAAGCTAGTAACGGCAACAGATCTGAGTTATTCCAATTTTTACTATCCACACCGTTTTTAAAACCTATCCACACATCGCTCATTGATGGAGTGATGCCAAGGTGGTACGCGTTTCAGCTCAGAGTATTCAGGTCGCTTCTCTGCGACTTCAAGGATCGATTCCAAGACTTTGGGAATCAGTTCGATGAACCAATCCATTCATCCTCATGCCTTCTTTTGGGAAGGGCGTATGGGGGTGATGGGAGTCCTTGCTACATCGTTAAACCACTTCTCAAATTTGTGCAGTTTTTGTAAGGCCCCTTTTACCGCCTGGGAAAATTAAACCATTATTATTAGAGGAGCTAGAAGAACTAGATGAAACTCAGAAATACAGCGATTGCTTTAGGAGTTGTTGTTGCTACTGCTGTGGTGTTTCTTGTTGCTAATGAGTCAAAAGCAGAAAGTGCCAAGTTTTATTCGAGGCAAGCAGAATCTAAATATAAAAAAGGTGACTATAAAGGAGCAGTATCTGATTTCTATAAAGCAATTGAGATTGATCCGAACTATGTAAGTGCTTATGGTTCTCTTTGTGGGATGTTAGTCAACCTCTATATGGATAAGGAGGCAATAATTTTTTGCGATAAAGCGCTAGATATAAAAGAAAAGAATCCATCAGTTACTCTTACTAAAGTTAATAAAGGAATTATCTATAGTAATCTTTGTGGTGCAAGATATAACCTCGAGGAATACAAACAAGGTTTACCAGACTGTGAAAAAGCAATTAAGATTAATCCCAATAATGATATTGCATATTACAATCTTGCGAACATAAAAAGTACATATTTACGTGACAATAAGGGAGCAATCTCTGATCTTGATAAGGCAATAAGAATTAACAATAGAAATCCACTCTACTTTGCTAATCGTGGGATTTTAAAGGAGCAATTAGGTAACAACAAAGGTGCATGTTCTGACTGGAGAAAAGCATCCTCCTTAGGGGATAAGGAGAGTAGCGAATGGGTAAGCAAGCAATGCTAAAAAATCTCCACAATGCTTATTTCATTTGGAGTGCGTGTTACCTTCTAGATTAGTTGAGACCTGAAGTATGATCTAGAGTCTCCACGAAATCTATAGCTCTTTATTTCTTTGCAGAGGACTTTATGAAAAGGGTATTGATAATGGCGGCTGTCCTTGGTTTAGCTAGTGCGTTAGGTGATATTCAGAAAGTAAAAGCATCTGAAGGGGATAAGGATCTTGATGTAGTTGAAATAGAGAATGCTGATCAATGGGATGTAAGTCCTAGGAAGATCCCTTACGGCCGAATAACCAAAATAAAATCTTCTTTCAGTGGAGAAGCTGAATATGCAGTCTTTGATAGGAATTACCTTAAGAGAGGAGGCAGTGAACAGTCTGTTTATACAAAATGGACATCAGATTATGTAAGAGGAGTTTATGAGCTAAGAGCGGGCTGTGGATGGGCAAGTTGTTCATTGGGATATGTGATAGATAGCGGAGATTTACCTTCTCCATTGGAAATTAAATATGGAAGTGAAAAATATACAATTTATGGTGACGATGGTAAATTCTATTTACCTAACTCTCTAGTTGAAAATATAAAGAAGAATAATAAGAGCAGTCTCTCAATTAGGTTTAAGAAAAAGGTTGTCCCAATGGGAAAAGGTACGGTAGAAACTCTTTCTAAAATGTATAATAATGTGATTAAAAAAACATGGAAGATTCCACCTGTAAAAATTTCTGCTCAGAAAGTTGGAAAGAATTTGAGTGTCGAAAAGCTATCAGCTCAATCATTGCCAAGTGTGGTTACTATTAAGAGCGGAGCTGGCCAGGGAACGGGCTTTTTTATTGATGATAATGGCATCCTTATAACTAATCGCCATGTTATTGGAGGTGGTTCTGCAAAACAAGTCAAAATTGAAACTGTTGCTGGCCCTGACTTAAAGGGTGATGTTATTTATGTAAGTAGAAAAGATGATTTTGCGTTGATAAAAGTGTCTGAAGGTAAGCTTCCTAAACCGCTTCCTCTTTGTTACGCAAGCTATCCCATTACAGGTCAGAGTGTTGTCGCATTAGGATCACCTTTAGGTTTAGCAAATACTGTTACAACAGGAATTGTTAGTGCTGTTAGACGATCTGGTAAGGATTTTAAATCAGTTGCTACTGAAGGTGCATCAATTATTCAGACCGATGCTTCTATTAATCCAGGTAATAGTGGAGGTCCTTTGCTTAACCAAAATGCCGAAGTTATTGGGATAAATACTTTTGGAAAGACTTCTAGTGAAGGATTGAATTTTGCAGTCTCAATCGTAGATATTTTGGAGCAACTTGAGGTGAAGAAACCTGAAGTAGAGACTTCTTGGTTCAGGAAGTTGAACAAATGTGGAAATTTTGATTCTTCCAACCCTCTTTTGAATTTCTTCGACAGGAAGACATCTGGAAGTTAATTGTGTGAATATTGTGTGAATGGATTTTTTAGATTTCTTCTAATCCCTTGGTATCACTTCTGGTTATCTTTTCATTGGCCAGTACCTAATTTCTTCAGTCATAGCCATAGGATCTCAGCTTTTAATTGTGATACTTAGAGGTTGTTCTCGGTGTTGAAACCTAAGAATTGCCTGCATTCTCTTTTCTATTCTTACTCAAATCGAAGAGACTTTCAAAAACAGCTAGAAAGGGGAATAGAAAAGCCTTGCTTTTTCTTG encodes:
- a CDS encoding DUF1818 family protein; this encodes MIRNEGIGWRLAIDDSRKDFVVLLGGDNWASELTKEEWNSLVPLVLELVNQHETYKDKLVSDESISFELERSPWWACLDGNKRFWSLKLILSSEQLSSSRGLEMYWPIPTAQAFVLAMRSMWDSSQ
- a CDS encoding DUF2811 domain-containing protein, whose product is MELCNLEALKSNTCSLEDESTQGSESIVSFHAKVPVQLQLAMNSFIERYPNWDQYRLIQAALAGFLVQQGFQSRSVTRLYVGNMFSLNTFRSNG
- a CDS encoding EVE domain-containing protein, giving the protein MAQQEPNYWLMKSEPNAYSINDLATEKTTLWDGIRNYQARNYMRSMKVGEKAFFYHSNCKPPGIVGLMEVIDTEVVDPTQFDSKSKYFDPKSLIEKPTWDCVKVKYLGMFQEKLSLNKIKDLYKPEELKLVQKGNRLSIIPVNEKTALNLLNILGKYI
- a CDS encoding SHOCT domain-containing protein: MVFYIIFGIILIGYTGYVFGKQETRNIEQRIAKARDLRDRNVITEEEYQSVRRKIVLDA
- a CDS encoding tetratricopeptide repeat protein — translated: MKLRNTAIALGVVVATAVVFLVANESKAESAKFYSRQAESKYKKGDYKGAVSDFYKAIEIDPNYVSAYGSLCGMLVNLYMDKEAIIFCDKALDIKEKNPSVTLTKVNKGIIYSNLCGARYNLEEYKQGLPDCEKAIKINPNNDIAYYNLANIKSTYLRDNKGAISDLDKAIRINNRNPLYFANRGILKEQLGNNKGACSDWRKASSLGDKESSEWVSKQC
- a CDS encoding S1C family serine protease — encoded protein: MAAVLGLASALGDIQKVKASEGDKDLDVVEIENADQWDVSPRKIPYGRITKIKSSFSGEAEYAVFDRNYLKRGGSEQSVYTKWTSDYVRGVYELRAGCGWASCSLGYVIDSGDLPSPLEIKYGSEKYTIYGDDGKFYLPNSLVENIKKNNKSSLSIRFKKKVVPMGKGTVETLSKMYNNVIKKTWKIPPVKISAQKVGKNLSVEKLSAQSLPSVVTIKSGAGQGTGFFIDDNGILITNRHVIGGGSAKQVKIETVAGPDLKGDVIYVSRKDDFALIKVSEGKLPKPLPLCYASYPITGQSVVALGSPLGLANTVTTGIVSAVRRSGKDFKSVATEGASIIQTDASINPGNSGGPLLNQNAEVIGINTFGKTSSEGLNFAVSIVDILEQLEVKKPEVETSWFRKLNKCGNFDSSNPLLNFFDRKTSGS